A genomic window from Sanguibacter antarcticus includes:
- a CDS encoding response regulator codes for MPAEPSTTPTAAARWPAEQVAAPIRVAIVDDQQLLRAGFRMVIDSQADLHVVVEAGDGAQAVRLLTDHPVDVVLMDVRMPNLDGLAATAQLTEIWSATRTEAIPRIIVLTTFDLDEYALTAIRAGASGFLLKDAPPEEMLAAIRTVHSGDAVIAPSTTRRLLDRLVTPLPHEQLVDSGQACALDSLTDREREVLVLMARGRSNHEVASDLFVAEATVKTHVGRILSKLGARDRVQAVVTAYETGLVRPGE; via the coding sequence ATGCCTGCTGAGCCGTCCACCACGCCGACGGCAGCCGCTCGGTGGCCGGCCGAGCAGGTCGCGGCGCCGATCCGCGTCGCGATCGTCGACGACCAACAGCTGCTGCGCGCAGGCTTCCGCATGGTCATCGACTCTCAGGCCGACCTCCACGTCGTCGTCGAGGCAGGCGACGGGGCGCAGGCCGTGCGTCTGCTCACGGACCACCCGGTCGACGTCGTGCTCATGGACGTCCGCATGCCGAACCTCGACGGGCTCGCGGCGACGGCGCAGCTCACCGAGATCTGGTCCGCGACCAGGACCGAGGCGATACCGCGCATCATCGTCCTCACGACGTTCGACCTCGACGAGTACGCCCTCACCGCCATCCGCGCAGGAGCGAGCGGGTTCCTGCTCAAGGACGCACCGCCCGAGGAGATGCTCGCGGCCATCCGAACCGTGCACTCCGGGGATGCCGTCATCGCCCCGTCGACGACCCGTCGGCTCCTCGACCGGCTCGTGACCCCGCTGCCGCACGAGCAGCTCGTCGACTCCGGTCAGGCTTGCGCGCTCGACAGCCTCACGGACCGCGAGCGCGAGGTGCTCGTCCTCATGGCCCGTGGGCGGTCGAACCACGAGGTCGCGAGCGACCTGTTCGTCGCGGAGGCGACGGTCAAGACGCACGTGGGGCGGATCCTGTCGAAGCTCGGGGCGCGCGACCGCGTGCAGGCCGTGGTGACGGCGTACGAGACGGGCCTGGTCCGTCCTGGGGAGTGA
- a CDS encoding sensor histidine kinase — MNRDDALARWSDDHRSTVDIVAASALALVGVPASLVVAGDGPVWTGTVGGTGALIVLSLLVVGPLAVRRTRPVLSVVLVYGAVLLHQLLGVPLLVPVDLSVLVALFSITVYGPRWAHRTAIVAGLVGCAGLGVFVGPPGGRPPLGAAFFTLVFVGAIFLATWAFELVLRARRDTIHALRDRALRLEIERDQHALLATAAERARIAREMHDIVAHSLSVIIAQADGGRYAAAADLETAARTLGTIAETGRAALADMRRLLGVLHTDTGEGQGSTTRTGAAGLLPQPAAEDIETLVAQVRTSGSRASLVRMGTPRTLPPGTGLTLYRVCQEALTNVLKHAGPDPAVTVLLTWGRTSVRLEVDDDGRGASAATDTPGHGLVGMRERAAMFGGTFAAGPRPGGGFRVILELPLPAPRP, encoded by the coding sequence ATGAACAGGGACGACGCGCTCGCGAGATGGTCGGACGACCACCGCAGCACGGTCGACATCGTCGCCGCCTCGGCCCTCGCCCTCGTGGGCGTCCCAGCGTCGCTCGTGGTCGCGGGCGACGGCCCCGTCTGGACGGGAACGGTGGGCGGCACCGGGGCTCTGATCGTGCTCTCGCTCCTCGTCGTCGGCCCCCTCGCCGTCCGTCGGACCAGGCCGGTGCTGTCGGTCGTGCTCGTGTACGGCGCCGTCCTCCTGCACCAGCTCCTCGGCGTGCCCCTCCTCGTTCCGGTCGACCTCTCTGTTCTCGTCGCGCTCTTCTCCATCACGGTCTACGGCCCGCGCTGGGCGCACCGGACCGCCATCGTCGCCGGACTCGTCGGCTGCGCCGGACTCGGCGTCTTCGTCGGGCCACCTGGTGGGCGGCCCCCTCTCGGGGCGGCATTCTTCACGCTCGTCTTCGTCGGCGCGATCTTCCTCGCGACCTGGGCGTTCGAGCTCGTCCTGCGAGCCCGCCGGGACACGATCCACGCCTTGCGCGACCGCGCGCTGCGCCTCGAGATCGAACGCGACCAGCACGCGCTGCTCGCCACCGCTGCCGAGCGGGCCCGCATCGCCCGCGAGATGCACGACATCGTCGCTCACTCCCTCTCGGTGATCATCGCGCAGGCCGACGGCGGCCGCTACGCCGCCGCAGCAGACCTCGAGACAGCAGCCCGGACCCTCGGGACGATCGCCGAGACCGGGCGGGCCGCTCTCGCGGACATGCGCCGGCTCCTCGGCGTCCTGCACACGGACACCGGCGAGGGTCAGGGGTCCACGACGCGAACCGGGGCCGCCGGGCTGCTGCCCCAGCCCGCTGCCGAGGACATCGAGACGCTCGTCGCCCAGGTGCGCACGTCCGGGTCGCGGGCCTCTCTCGTCCGGATGGGAACGCCCCGCACCCTCCCGCCCGGCACCGGGCTCACCCTCTACCGCGTGTGCCAAGAAGCGCTGACGAACGTCCTCAAGCACGCGGGACCAGACCCTGCGGTCACCGTGCTCCTCACGTGGGGCCGCACGAGCGTCCGTCTCGAGGTCGACGACGACGGACGCGGCGCGTCCGCAGCGACCGACACCCCCGGGCACGGGCTGGTCGGCATGCGCGAGCGTGCCGCGATGTTCGGCGGCACCTTCGCCGCCGGGCCGCGTCCCGGCGGCGGCTTCCGTGTGATCCTTGAGCTGCCGCTGCCCGCCCCGCGACCATGA
- a CDS encoding response regulator transcription factor — translation MTHVLLAEDDPAIAEPLARALSREGYNVVVQGTGQGAIDNASGADLIVLDLGLPDMDGLEVARAIRGLGLTTPVLVLTARADEVDLVVGLDAGADDYVTKPFRLAELLARVRALLRRTHGDPGDVEELQAQDVKVDVAAHRAFQGDRELHLTTKEFELLRVLVQGAGTVVVRDMLMREVWGSEPIGSTKTLDMHVSWLRRKLGDDANSPRYITTVRGLGFRFESGEN, via the coding sequence ATGACTCACGTACTTCTGGCAGAGGACGACCCGGCTATTGCCGAACCTTTGGCACGTGCCCTCTCACGGGAGGGATACAACGTTGTCGTGCAAGGAACAGGTCAAGGCGCGATCGACAACGCGTCTGGTGCTGACCTCATCGTCCTGGACCTCGGTCTTCCGGACATGGACGGACTTGAGGTCGCTCGCGCGATCCGCGGGCTCGGCCTCACCACCCCCGTCCTCGTGCTCACTGCGCGCGCAGACGAGGTCGACCTCGTCGTCGGCCTCGACGCCGGAGCAGACGACTACGTGACGAAGCCCTTCCGGCTCGCTGAGCTCCTCGCACGTGTCCGGGCTCTGCTCCGGCGCACCCACGGAGATCCCGGCGACGTCGAAGAGCTCCAGGCGCAGGACGTCAAGGTCGACGTCGCCGCTCACCGTGCGTTCCAGGGTGACCGCGAGCTCCACCTGACGACGAAGGAGTTCGAGCTCTTGCGCGTGCTCGTCCAGGGTGCGGGCACCGTCGTCGTGCGCGACATGCTCATGCGAGAGGTCTGGGGGTCCGAGCCGATCGGCTCGACCAAGACTCTCGACATGCACGTCTCGTGGTTGCGCCGCAAGCTGGGCGACGACGCGAACTCTCCCCGCTACATCACGACGGTGCGGGGCCTCGGCTTCCGTTTCGAGTCCGGCGAGAACTGA
- a CDS encoding ATP-binding protein gives MRRRVLLATVSAVAVAVILLGLPLGILGGTLVHDNEVRDLQTRTSELGRFVEGRIDRDEAIDEELLERFVGGDDGRLVAYVLVIAPDGQQTTAGEQIEGRVVERPIRTQSNAIVLISVSYWDLYLRSAQIIVLVIAAAVLAFGAGIVMAVWQANRLAAPLVYLAASAEQLGSGQVRPRVEPSGVEEIDLVAAELARSSDRMAGRLAAERQFASDASHQLRTPLTALSMRLEEIGLAAGDNDEVKEEARISLEQVERLVRVVDDLLHRSRSSGGTTEAVHLLEVVQQQEEEWGPTFEQNGRALVLDVAAGVHVLATPGALAQVLATLIENSLKHGAGTTTVRAKKSGPSGAMVIQVSDEGPGVPDDLAPRIFEREVTSGKGTGLGLALARDLAAADGGRLELSQRRPPVFSLYLSGVPTTMDPELVLPRGVAISSKGRKRRSW, from the coding sequence ATGCGACGCAGAGTCCTTCTTGCGACCGTCTCGGCGGTCGCCGTCGCGGTGATCCTCCTCGGTCTGCCGCTGGGCATCCTCGGTGGCACGCTCGTGCACGACAACGAGGTACGCGACCTCCAGACGCGCACCTCTGAGCTGGGCCGTTTCGTCGAGGGCCGGATCGACCGTGACGAAGCGATCGACGAAGAGCTCCTCGAACGCTTCGTCGGCGGCGACGACGGGCGGCTCGTCGCGTACGTCCTCGTCATCGCGCCGGACGGTCAGCAGACGACCGCGGGAGAGCAGATCGAGGGCCGCGTCGTGGAGCGGCCCATCCGCACCCAGTCGAACGCGATCGTCCTCATCTCCGTCTCGTACTGGGACCTCTACCTGCGCAGCGCGCAGATCATCGTGCTCGTCATCGCGGCGGCCGTGCTCGCGTTCGGTGCCGGCATCGTCATGGCCGTGTGGCAGGCGAACCGCCTGGCTGCACCGCTCGTGTACCTCGCCGCGTCGGCAGAGCAGCTCGGGTCCGGACAGGTCCGGCCCCGGGTCGAGCCGTCTGGTGTCGAGGAGATCGACCTCGTCGCAGCCGAGCTGGCACGCTCGTCCGACCGGATGGCAGGGCGGCTCGCAGCAGAGCGGCAGTTCGCCTCCGACGCGTCGCACCAGCTGCGCACACCTCTCACCGCGCTGTCCATGCGCCTCGAAGAGATCGGTCTCGCTGCCGGGGACAACGACGAGGTGAAGGAGGAGGCGCGGATCTCTCTCGAGCAGGTCGAGCGGCTCGTCCGGGTCGTCGACGACCTCTTGCACCGGTCACGGAGCTCCGGCGGGACCACCGAGGCCGTGCACCTGCTCGAGGTCGTCCAGCAGCAAGAAGAAGAGTGGGGCCCGACGTTCGAGCAGAACGGTCGCGCGCTCGTCCTCGACGTCGCGGCCGGGGTGCACGTGCTCGCGACGCCCGGTGCGCTCGCGCAGGTGCTGGCGACCCTCATCGAGAACTCGCTCAAGCACGGTGCGGGCACCACGACGGTGCGGGCCAAGAAGTCGGGCCCGAGCGGTGCGATGGTCATCCAGGTGAGCGACGAAGGGCCCGGCGTCCCCGACGACCTGGCGCCACGCATCTTCGAGCGCGAGGTGACGTCCGGCAAGGGCACCGGCCTGGGTCTGGCGCTCGCTCGGGACCTCGCGGCTGCAGACGGGGGACGGCTCGAGCTGTCGCAGCGACGTCCGCCGGTCTTCTCCCTCTACCTCTCCGGCGTGCCCACGACGATGGATCCAGAACTCGTGCTGCCCCGTGGTGTCGCGATCTCGAGCAAGGGACGCAAGCGGCGTTCCTGGTAG
- a CDS encoding GtrA family protein, protein MATGAPTSNVDTLSGPPAQRPPRGRRHTQILEVLRFGSVGGLAFVVDTGMFNLLRFGPGDLLEDKPITAKILSVAIATLVSWVGNRYWTFSDRRTPTRVRELMGFAVVNIGGMAIAVACLGFSHYVLDLRSPLADNISANGVGLVLGTAFRYVAYRSWVFTADKAPSA, encoded by the coding sequence ATGGCAACCGGAGCCCCGACATCGAACGTCGACACCCTCTCCGGGCCCCCTGCGCAACGTCCGCCCCGCGGTCGCCGACACACCCAGATCCTCGAGGTTCTCCGGTTCGGCAGCGTCGGTGGCCTGGCCTTCGTCGTGGACACCGGGATGTTCAATCTCCTGCGCTTCGGTCCCGGTGACCTGCTCGAAGACAAGCCCATCACCGCGAAGATCCTGTCCGTCGCCATCGCCACGCTCGTCAGCTGGGTGGGGAACCGGTACTGGACGTTCTCCGACCGGCGCACGCCCACGCGCGTGCGCGAGCTCATGGGCTTCGCTGTCGTGAACATCGGCGGGATGGCCATCGCCGTCGCGTGCTTGGGGTTCTCGCACTACGTGCTCGACCTGCGATCCCCGCTCGCGGACAACATCTCGGCGAACGGCGTCGGCCTCGTGCTCGGTACCGCGTTCCGCTATGTGGCGTACCGCTCCTGGGTGTTCACCGCTGACAAGGCACCGAGCGCCTGA
- a CDS encoding 5-(carboxyamino)imidazole ribonucleotide synthase, with amino-acid sequence MAAPVIAVIGGGQLARMMAPAAGALGVHLRVLVESADSSAAQLVVDAPVGAASDEQAVRDLVRGVDVLTFEHEHVSDDLLHDLVRSGVPVHPGPHALLQAQDKIVMRRRLTELGAPCPRWAELSRDPATARTELAGFLAAARDGSAVVKTSRGGYDGKGVRVVRSPEEVDDWFAGVAAGGPTLLVEEKVPFARELAVLVARSPSGEVRTWPVVESVQRDGVCAEVVAPAPGLTAAEAERAREVATRIAERLDITGVLAVEMFEVRGAEGSEPEILVNELAMRPHNSGHWTIDGSVTSQFEQHLRAVLDLPLGDTAPTAPWTVMVNVLGSGLDELTDALPGVLGQFPDARVNLYGKAVRPGRKLAHVNVSGTDLDDVRSRARAAAALLRGE; translated from the coding sequence GTGGCAGCACCAGTGATTGCAGTGATAGGCGGCGGGCAGCTGGCCCGGATGATGGCTCCTGCGGCGGGAGCGCTGGGCGTGCACCTGAGGGTGCTCGTCGAGTCTGCGGACTCGTCTGCAGCCCAGCTCGTGGTGGACGCCCCGGTGGGTGCGGCGTCCGACGAGCAGGCGGTCCGTGATCTCGTCCGCGGGGTCGACGTCCTGACCTTCGAGCATGAGCACGTCTCCGACGACCTCCTGCATGATCTCGTGCGCAGCGGTGTGCCCGTCCACCCCGGTCCTCATGCGCTCCTGCAGGCGCAGGACAAGATCGTCATGCGCCGCAGGCTCACTGAGCTCGGCGCTCCGTGTCCTCGCTGGGCCGAGCTCTCGCGGGACCCAGCGACCGCGCGCACCGAGCTGGCGGGCTTCCTCGCGGCCGCTCGTGACGGTTCCGCCGTGGTGAAGACGTCCCGCGGTGGGTACGACGGCAAGGGAGTGCGCGTCGTGCGCTCGCCCGAGGAGGTCGACGACTGGTTCGCCGGCGTTGCGGCCGGTGGGCCGACGCTCCTCGTCGAGGAGAAGGTGCCGTTCGCCCGAGAGCTCGCGGTCCTCGTGGCACGGAGCCCGAGCGGCGAGGTACGGACCTGGCCCGTCGTGGAGTCCGTCCAGCGCGACGGCGTGTGTGCTGAGGTCGTCGCCCCGGCCCCGGGGCTCACAGCGGCGGAGGCGGAGCGTGCCCGCGAGGTCGCGACGCGGATCGCGGAGAGGCTCGACATCACCGGCGTGCTGGCGGTCGAGATGTTCGAGGTTCGTGGCGCAGAGGGCAGCGAGCCGGAGATCCTCGTCAACGAGCTCGCGATGCGTCCGCACAACTCCGGGCACTGGACCATCGACGGGTCGGTCACGAGCCAGTTCGAGCAGCACCTGCGCGCGGTGCTCGATCTCCCGCTCGGAGACACGGCGCCGACTGCTCCGTGGACGGTGATGGTCAACGTCCTCGGCAGCGGGCTCGACGAGCTCACGGACGCGTTGCCAGGTGTCCTGGGCCAGTTTCCCGACGCGCGGGTCAACCTCTACGGCAAGGCCGTGCGCCCCGGGCGCAAGCTCGCGCACGTCAACGTCTCCGGGACCGACCTGGACGACGTCCGGAGCCGGGCACGAGCAGCAGCTGCGCTCCTGCGCGGCGAATGA
- the purE gene encoding 5-(carboxyamino)imidazole ribonucleotide mutase: MSAPAVGIVMGSDSDWPVMQAAADALTELGVEIEVDVVSAHRMPTEMIDYGRSAAERGLRVIIAGAGGAAHLPGMLAAVTPLPVIGVPVPLAYLDGMDSLLSIVQMPAGVPVATVSIGGARNAGLLAARILGSGTDDESAALRARMVAFQESLADQARAKGAALRSSRERRTGFTV; encoded by the coding sequence ATGAGTGCACCAGCGGTCGGCATCGTCATGGGCTCCGACTCGGACTGGCCGGTGATGCAGGCGGCCGCGGACGCTCTCACCGAGCTGGGCGTCGAGATCGAGGTCGACGTGGTCTCGGCGCACCGGATGCCGACCGAGATGATCGACTACGGCCGGTCGGCTGCTGAGCGGGGGCTGCGGGTCATCATCGCTGGAGCGGGAGGGGCGGCGCACCTGCCGGGGATGCTCGCGGCAGTCACTCCGTTGCCCGTCATCGGGGTGCCTGTCCCGCTGGCGTATCTCGACGGGATGGACTCTCTCTTGTCGATCGTGCAGATGCCGGCAGGCGTTCCGGTGGCGACGGTCTCGATCGGTGGTGCCCGCAACGCGGGCCTCCTTGCTGCTCGCATCCTCGGCAGCGGGACAGACGACGAGTCCGCTGCGCTGCGTGCGCGCATGGTCGCGTTCCAGGAGTCGCTCGCCGATCAGGCGCGCGCGAAGGGTGCTGCGCTGCGGAGCTCGCGCGAGCGTCGGACGGGCTTCACCGTCTGA
- a CDS encoding LCP family protein codes for MTPTDPSRSNHATPPPSFTPQSGRPGRPAGNEPGIEVVDTGSNRPIPDDSASPSAHEPVSNASQTAPRPAGRIPSPQNPVRRAAADTPGRVAQPPTPPRHPIPPGYSGRAASPTPAQGAPRPASFAPSAGQPAGYTRSEPGAPAQAGGSRTTSLPPTSARPNPARGPVTGRPAGAARPTGVAGSHSAAGSPGGRPPGSPPSTSTDPGQGGIKPEWRRIISIGLVLLLVLVIAWPVGLLLWANGKIAHTDALSGASATDGTTYLLAGSDSRADGAIGEDGTEGARTDTIMLLHVPDSGPTALISIPRDTYAEIPGNGANKLNSSFAWGGAPLLVKTVEGLSGLTVDHYVEVGFSGVEQIVDAVGGVELCLDYEVHDVNSGLNWTPGCHLSDGETALEFSRMRYSDPEGDIGRGERQRQVIGAVSSTLQDKSLLFQPGKQTDLIGSALGVVTVDNDTNILELARLALAFRAANGTDGITGTPPISDLDYRPGTIGSTVRLDPDLAPQFWTDIANGDLSAGTVGGLPG; via the coding sequence ATGACACCTACCGACCCCTCGCGTTCCAATCACGCCACCCCACCCCCCAGCTTCACTCCGCAGTCGGGCCGCCCCGGCCGCCCTGCCGGCAACGAGCCCGGCATCGAGGTCGTCGACACCGGGAGCAACCGCCCGATCCCCGACGACTCTGCGAGCCCGTCCGCACACGAGCCGGTCAGCAACGCATCGCAGACAGCCCCACGCCCCGCCGGCCGCATCCCGTCCCCCCAGAACCCTGTCCGCCGCGCAGCCGCGGACACCCCCGGACGGGTCGCACAGCCGCCGACGCCACCGCGCCACCCCATCCCCCCGGGCTACTCGGGCCGCGCGGCATCACCGACCCCTGCGCAAGGTGCGCCACGCCCCGCCTCCTTCGCGCCCTCCGCGGGCCAGCCAGCCGGGTACACCCGCTCGGAACCAGGCGCTCCCGCACAAGCGGGCGGATCACGCACGACGTCGCTGCCCCCGACCAGCGCACGGCCCAACCCGGCGCGCGGACCCGTCACAGGCCGTCCTGCAGGCGCAGCACGTCCCACCGGCGTAGCCGGGTCGCACAGTGCAGCAGGCTCGCCGGGCGGACGTCCGCCCGGGTCCCCGCCGAGCACCTCGACCGATCCCGGTCAGGGCGGCATCAAGCCAGAGTGGCGACGGATCATCAGCATCGGGCTCGTCCTGCTGCTCGTCCTCGTCATCGCCTGGCCCGTGGGCCTGCTCCTGTGGGCCAACGGGAAGATCGCGCACACCGATGCCCTCTCGGGAGCGTCCGCGACCGACGGCACCACCTACCTGCTCGCAGGCTCCGACTCGCGTGCCGACGGTGCGATCGGAGAAGACGGCACGGAAGGCGCGCGGACGGACACGATCATGCTGCTTCACGTGCCCGACTCTGGGCCGACGGCACTCATCAGCATCCCGCGCGACACCTACGCAGAGATTCCCGGCAACGGCGCAAACAAGCTGAACTCATCGTTCGCCTGGGGCGGAGCACCGCTCCTCGTCAAGACCGTCGAAGGTCTGAGCGGCCTCACCGTCGACCACTACGTCGAGGTCGGGTTCAGCGGTGTCGAACAGATCGTCGACGCAGTCGGTGGAGTCGAGCTGTGCCTCGACTATGAGGTCCACGACGTGAACAGCGGGCTCAACTGGACACCCGGCTGCCACCTGTCGGACGGCGAGACAGCGCTCGAGTTCTCCCGCATGCGCTACTCCGACCCAGAAGGTGACATCGGGCGAGGCGAACGCCAGCGTCAGGTCATCGGCGCGGTGAGCTCCACGCTCCAGGACAAGTCCCTGCTCTTCCAACCAGGGAAGCAGACCGACCTCATCGGGTCCGCCCTCGGGGTCGTCACTGTCGACAACGACACCAACATCCTCGAGCTCGCCCGGCTCGCCCTGGCCTTCCGTGCGGCGAACGGCACCGACGGCATCACCGGGACACCACCGATCAGCGACCTGGACTACCGTCCCGGCACCATCGGGTCCACCGTCCGGCTCGACCCCGACCTCGCACCACAGTTCTGGACGGACATCGCCAACGGCGACCTGTCCGCAGGCACGGTCGGCGGGCTGCCCGGCTGA
- a CDS encoding LCP family protein, which yields MTTPPAPSRAALREQNAEAALRGPAHGRSERSHRFLRVTTLAVVGVFAFAASAAGAVYYTFQNNIDSVDVSALLGNASEVPTGITDPNAGLPISILLLGSDDRSGENAEIGGEEEGMRSDTTIVLHISADRSRMEMVSIPRDSLVDIPSCTMSDGTTTNESGDTMFNAAFSFGYDYGGDVDSAVGCSMKTVQSLTGLTLDGFALVDFAGFQGMIDAIGGVSMCIPEDIAAPEASLYLTAGEQTLDGAQALGLARARKGTGANMDGSDLNRIGRQQELLAATLRTVLDKNILTNTPDLLKFLNAATSSLTASPELASLPNMSGLAYSLRTITSDKITFMTIPIATAPSDANRVVWTSEADTVWANMVADQPIVTVEEPEVADPAATATETPDTSIDPATPEETTPVETKDPGQEAFTSADTTAVCG from the coding sequence GTGACGACTCCCCCTGCGCCCTCGAGGGCCGCGCTCCGTGAGCAGAACGCCGAAGCAGCCCTCCGCGGTCCTGCCCACGGGCGGTCCGAGCGTTCTCATCGCTTCCTGCGCGTGACAACCCTCGCTGTCGTCGGCGTCTTCGCCTTCGCGGCCTCCGCAGCAGGAGCGGTCTACTACACGTTCCAGAACAACATCGACTCGGTCGACGTCAGTGCCCTCCTCGGGAACGCCTCCGAGGTTCCCACGGGTATCACCGACCCCAACGCGGGCCTGCCGATCAGCATCCTTCTCCTCGGCTCCGACGACCGCTCCGGCGAAAATGCCGAGATCGGTGGCGAAGAGGAAGGGATGCGCTCAGACACGACGATCGTGCTGCACATCTCCGCAGACCGCTCCCGCATGGAGATGGTCTCCATCCCCCGCGACTCCCTCGTCGACATCCCGTCGTGCACCATGAGCGACGGCACGACCACGAACGAGTCGGGCGACACGATGTTCAACGCAGCCTTCTCCTTCGGCTACGACTACGGAGGCGACGTCGACTCCGCCGTCGGATGCTCCATGAAGACCGTCCAGTCCCTCACCGGCTTGACGCTCGACGGCTTCGCGCTCGTCGACTTCGCCGGGTTCCAGGGCATGATCGACGCGATCGGCGGGGTGTCGATGTGCATCCCCGAAGACATCGCGGCCCCTGAGGCGAGCCTCTACCTCACCGCCGGGGAACAGACCCTCGACGGCGCGCAGGCCCTCGGTCTGGCACGCGCCCGCAAGGGCACCGGTGCGAACATGGACGGCTCCGACCTCAACCGGATCGGACGCCAGCAAGAGCTCCTCGCCGCGACCCTGCGCACGGTCCTCGACAAGAACATCCTCACGAACACACCTGACCTGCTCAAGTTCCTCAACGCCGCCACCTCCTCGCTCACCGCCAGCCCAGAGCTCGCCTCACTCCCCAACATGAGCGGCCTCGCCTACTCCCTGCGCACCATCACGAGCGACAAGATCACCTTCATGACCATCCCCATCGCCACTGCGCCCTCCGACGCGAACCGCGTCGTGTGGACCTCTGAGGCGGACACCGTCTGGGCCAACATGGTCGCCGACCAGCCCATCGTCACCGTCGAAGAACCCGAGGTCGCTGACCCCGCAGCGACGGCCACAGAGACGCCTGACACCTCCATCGACCCCGCTACGCCGGAAGAAACCACCCCCGTCGAGACGAAGGACCCGGGCCAAGAAGCCTTCACCTCGGCAGACACCACCGCCGTCTGCGGCTGA
- a CDS encoding LCP family protein, translating to MTTPTTPSRAALREQNAEAELRVPAHGRTARSHRIMRVTSLAVVGVFAFAATAAGSVYYTLQNNIESVDVSALLGNDPAAPEEPTGITDPNAGLPISLVLLGSDDRSGVNAEIGGEDEGMRSDTTIVLHISADRSRMEMVSIPRDSLVEVPSCTMTDGTTTDATSETMFNEVFSRGWNYGGDIDSAVGCTVKTLQSLTGLTIDGFALVDFAGFQDMIDAIGGVSICIPEDIAAPDAGLYLTAGQQTLDGVQALGLARARKGTGANMDGSDLNRIGRQQELLAATLRTVLDKNILTNTPDLLKFLNAATSSLTASPELASLPNMSGLAYSLRTITSDKITFMTIPITTAPSNEYRVVWTSEADTVWANMVADQPIVTVEEPEVADPAATATETPDTSVDPATPEETTPVETKDPGQEAFTSADTTAVCG from the coding sequence GTGACGACTCCCACTACGCCCTCGAGGGCCGCGCTCCGCGAGCAGAACGCCGAAGCCGAGCTCCGCGTACCGGCCCACGGGCGCACCGCACGTTCACACCGCATCATGCGGGTGACGAGCCTCGCTGTCGTCGGCGTCTTCGCGTTCGCGGCGACTGCGGCCGGGTCCGTCTACTACACGCTCCAGAACAACATCGAGTCGGTGGATGTCAGCGCACTGCTCGGCAACGACCCCGCCGCACCGGAAGAACCCACCGGGATCACCGACCCCAACGCGGGCCTGCCGATCAGCCTCGTTCTCCTCGGGTCCGACGACCGCTCGGGCGTCAACGCCGAGATCGGTGGCGAAGACGAAGGGATGCGCTCAGACACGACGATCGTGCTGCACATCTCAGCCGACCGTTCGCGCATGGAGATGGTCTCCATCCCCCGCGACTCCCTCGTCGAGGTGCCGTCGTGCACCATGACGGACGGCACGACCACGGACGCGACCTCCGAGACGATGTTCAACGAGGTGTTCTCCCGTGGGTGGAACTACGGCGGCGACATCGACTCAGCCGTCGGATGCACGGTGAAGACTCTTCAGTCTCTCACCGGGCTCACGATCGACGGCTTCGCGCTCGTCGACTTCGCTGGTTTCCAAGACATGATCGACGCCATCGGCGGAGTCTCGATCTGCATCCCCGAAGACATCGCGGCCCCCGACGCAGGCCTCTACCTCACTGCCGGGCAGCAGACTCTCGACGGCGTGCAGGCGCTCGGTCTGGCACGCGCCCGCAAGGGCACCGGTGCGAACATGGACGGCTCCGACCTCAACCGCATCGGACGCCAGCAAGAGCTCCTCGCCGCGACCCTGCGCACGGTCCTCGACAAGAACATCCTCACGAACACACCTGACCTGCTCAAGTTCCTCAACGCCGCGACATCCTCGCTCACCGCCAGCCCCGAGCTCGCCTCACTCCCCAACATGAGCGGCCTCGCCTACTCCCTGCGGACCATCACGAGCGACAAGATCACCTTCATGACCATCCCTATCACCACTGCCCCGTCCAACGAGTACCGCGTCGTGTGGACCTCGGAGGCAGACACCGTCTGGGCCAACATGGTCGCCGACCAGCCCATCGTCACCGTTGAAGAACCCGAGGTCGCTGACCCCGCAGCGACGGCCACAGAGACGCCTGACACCTCCGTCGACCCCGCTACGCCGGAAGAAACCACCCCCGTCGAGACGAAGGACCCGGGCCAAGAAGCCTTCACCTCGGCAGACACCACCGCCGTCTGCGGCTGA